In a single window of the Anabas testudineus chromosome 19, fAnaTes1.2, whole genome shotgun sequence genome:
- the LOC113156644 gene encoding 5-hydroxytryptamine receptor 3A-like yields MLVCFYFLLVFTDVESSEKVCSYQDVLNHLNLTKDNDLFSMTRPVKDYKQPTNVFLQVVLYAILDVKEIDQTFIPYVWIFLIWDNDYIRWDPEDFCGIFSVSIPNEILWKPDITIEEMIEKDKAPPSPLLTIYSNGTVIVQNDQVLVSTCRMHVYKFPFDVQTCTLSFKSVIHSIAEMRLVLKTNSSEATEWSREVMRTQYEWLFINMTVTNQTVDSFGLKQDVIVYTINMRRRSILYIVNFILPILFFLCLDLASFLISDRGGEKLSFKITVLLAVTVMQLILNDILPSSSNKIPLIAAYCIGIFALMMLSLLETIVVMYLMEKDSSSEDNEANGDQDLSEASNNRSSERDEKSPELLKRSSSQLTEESHGLEKLSHELREALKILNQLHSSKKDEEKPGYWTRMTKKINKVFFIFYVTASSLFLLCMFFSWNTAPEF; encoded by the exons ATGCTCGTGTGCTTCTactttctgcttgttttcacag ATGTGGAGTCCTCTGAGAAAGTGTGCAGTTATCAGGATGTTTTAAACCACCTGAACTTGACCAAAGACAACGACCTGTTCTCCATGACTCGGCCTGTAAAAGATTACAAACAACCGACCAATGTATTCCTGCAAGTTGTGCTGTATGCCATACTTGATGTG aAGGAGATTGACCAGACGTTCATTCCatatgtttggatttttttg ATATGGGATAATGATTACATCCGCTGGGATCCTGAAGACTTTTGTGGGATTTTTTCAGTTAGTATTCCAAATGAAATTCTGTGGAAGCCAGATATCACTATTGAAGAGAT GATAGAAAAGGACAAAGCGCCTCCAAGTCCTCTTCTCACTATCTACAGTAATGGTACGGTCATTGTTCAGAATGACCAGGTGTTGGTCAGCACCTGCAGGATGCACGTTTACAAATTCCCCTTCGATGTTCAGACCTGCACCCTCTCATTCAAATCTGTCATCCACTCTA TTGCAGAAATGCGTCTTGTTCTGAAGACCAACTCTTCAGAGGCCACAGAGTGGTCTCGTGAGGTGATGAGGACACAGTACGAGTGGCTGTTCATCAACATGACAGTCACCAACCAAACAGTCGACTCATTTGGCCTCAAACAAGACGTGATCGTTTACACT aTCAACATGAGGAGGAGATCTATCCTCTACATTGTCAACTTCATACTGCCCATCCTTTTCTTCTTGTGCCTCGACTTGGCCTCCTTCCTGATCTcagacagagggggagaaaagCTCAGCTTCAAGATCACTGTGCTTCTTGCTGTCACTGTGATGCAGCTTATTCTGAACGATATCCTGCCGTCATCGTCCAACAAGATCCCGCTTATAG CGGCCTACTGCATTGGGATTTTTGCCCTGATGATGCTCAGCCTCCTGGAGACGATTGTGGTGATGTATCTGATGGAGAAGGATTCCTCATCAGAAGACAACGAGGCAAACGGAGACCAAGACCTGAGTGAGGCCAGTAACAACCGCAGCAGTGAGCGAG ATGAAAAGTCACCTGAGCTGCTGAAG AGAAGTAGCAGCCAACTGACAGAGGAGTCCCATGGTCTTGAAAAGCTCTCACATGAGCTGAGGGAGGCTTTGAAAATACTGAATCAGCTCCACAGCAGTAAGAAGGATGAAGAGAAGCCCGGCTACTGGACCAGAATGactaaaaaaatcaacaaagtATTCTTCATTTTCTATGTCACAGCCTCCAGTCTGTTCTtactctgtatgtttttctCTTGGAATACCGCACCAGAGTTTTGA